The Luteitalea sp. DNA segment TTTTGCCGTCGCGTCGCAACCGGATCGCCCTGTCGTCACATCACGCCCCCATAGTGGAGGCATGGCGCCATCGGCGCACGGGAGGGATGTCTCGCCGACGCGTCCGTGACCTCGCTTCCTCGAAGTGACAGCCTCATCCTACTGGTCATCTCCCTCAGCCTGGGACCGGGTAACTTTTTCGCTCCGAATAGAGTACCCGGTTCCTTTTTCAGTGCGTGGGATCCGCCTTCCAGAAGTCGAGCGGCTTGAGCTTCTTCCGCTGGGGCCAGACCTGATCCAGCGTATCCCCTTCGAAGAGCTCGCCGTTCTTCATCACGTGCGTGATGGAGAGGCTGTTTCGAATATCCTGCAGCGGGTCTTCGTCCAGGACGAGGAGGTCCGCCAGCTTGCCAGGCTCTACCGAGCCAAGGTCTTGGGCCAAGCCGATCGCCTGCGCGCCGTTGATGGTCGCCACTTGCAGCGCCTCGTGTGTCGTCAACCCGCCGGAGTGCAGCGCCCAGAGCTCGAAGTGCGCGCCGATTCCCTGAATCTGTCCGTGACTCCCTAGACACAGGCGGCCGCCAGCGTGCAGGATATCCGCACCTGCCCGGGCGATCCGGCTGAACGCGTGCTCCCCTTCCGCAAACCACGGCCGGCGCTTCACGCGTGCGTCGATCTCGTGATGCGGGATGAATCGGCGAACCTTGGGATCGTCGTGAATCGGCACCGTCTGATAGTAGTAATTCTCCGCCCACGGCCCCCCGTAGAGCACCAGCAACGTCGGCGTGTAGAAGATGCCCGACTGCGCCGTGAGCTGGATCACATCCTTGTAGAGCGGAACGATCGGGAGCGAGTGCTCGTTGCCGGAGAACCCGTCTGCCATGTGCGTGAGATTGAGCTTGAGATCGAGCCCGCCTTCCGTCGTTGGCATCAGGCCGTGCTTGTTCGCCGCCATCACCACCCACTGCCGCTGATAGCGATCGCCGACCATGTACGACTTCAGCGTCTTGGTCCGGTAGTACTGCTGATACCGTTGGAGGGCAGAATCGGCATCCTCGTATCGTTTGAAATCGAGATCGGAGAACACTCCGGGTCCGGTCGAGAAGACGCGCGGCCCAATGGTTTCTCCGAGCTCGACACGGTCGCTGTAGTCGAACACGTCGGTCGTGCCGGTCTGTGGATCACGAGTCGTGGTCACACCGTACGCCAGGTTCGCCAGGAACTGCCAGACGTTCCGATCCTGGACGCCCGTGGGCATGTCCAGCCAATAGATGAAATGGGCATGGACGTCGACGATGCCAGGCATGATGGTCTTACCGGCGACATCCACCACGTGGGCGCCGGCGGGAATCTCGAGCGTGCCGCGCCGGCCAACGGCGGCGATCCGATTGCCAGTGATCAAGACCTCGCCCTCGTCTATGACCTCGTCACCCCGCATCGTGATGATGCGGGCACCGCGCAGGACGATGGAGCCGGATGGCTGCGCGCGCGGCAGCTCGATTTTGATCGCCAGCTCCTGGGGCTTCGTCTCTTGTGGCGCCTCCGGCGACTGTCGGAAGGACACGGCCCCGAGCGCCCAGGTCACCTCCTGACCATCCGCCGACCAGGCCATGAAATCGCCGCCCAAATCCGTGAGCCGACGAACCGGGAGCGATGGCGCATCGACGTTGACGACCGGTGCTTCTTCCCCACCGCGTGGCACTGGCACCACGTAGATCTGCCGCCGCACGGACACGATAGCGCGCCGGCCGTCCGGTGCGATCATGATGGGCCCAGACGGCCGCGCCTCCGTCTCGCCTTCTCTCATGATCTTCAGATGCGTCCGGCGGTCCGTGCCGTCGAAGCGCATCGAGATCAGTCCCTCCGTTTCCTTCGCGTTCACCCAGGAGAACGGCTCGACGGCTGACACGTAGACGCGGTCGGATTCGGCGGCAAAGTGCGGCCGCGTGCGCTCGCGCGCCGACGCGATCCGAGACGACTCGCCGCCGTCGG contains these protein-coding regions:
- a CDS encoding amidohydrolase family protein, with translation MRRDVKTNLVLKIALFVAVAVHIADVGAHPSQDEEREKAKKQEERPRSLPLKPERKITFTTDEGTWISLDVSPDGKRIVFELLGDLYTLPITGGEATRITNGMAFDSQPRYSPDGTKVLFVSDRDGAENVWISDASGRSARRVSDETRTALVSPAWTPDGQYIVASRVKARGESHELWLYHRDGGKGVRLAKSKEHERQDRDDVRNFLGAEVSRDGRFIYYAMRRGDFSYNVTFPVWQLGRLDRQTGEHEPMTNLQGSAFRPRLSPDNRYLVYGTRLDAQTGLRVRDLQTGDERWLIYPVQRDDQESRATRDVLPGYGFTPDGRSLVVSFGGKIQRVDMATGRAAPVPFTAKVEQDLGPDLTQEWRVETGPVQLRQIASPVVAPGGRRLAFSAASRVWVQELPSGEPRRVTTSEDPQEFMPAWSRDGQWIAYVTWSAEGGHLWKVPASGGSPVQLTRHPGYYRDPAWSPDGRRVVFVAGSRQARFAHDRDPVLELRWISADGGESSRIASARERTRPHFAAESDRVYVSAVEPFSWVNAKETEGLISMRFDGTDRRTHLKIMREGETEARPSGPIMIAPDGRRAIVSVRRQIYVVPVPRGGEEAPVVNVDAPSLPVRRLTDLGGDFMAWSADGQEVTWALGAVSFRQSPEAPQETKPQELAIKIELPRAQPSGSIVLRGARIITMRGDEVIDEGEVLITGNRIAAVGRRGTLEIPAGAHVVDVAGKTIMPGIVDVHAHFIYWLDMPTGVQDRNVWQFLANLAYGVTTTRDPQTGTTDVFDYSDRVELGETIGPRVFSTGPGVFSDLDFKRYEDADSALQRYQQYYRTKTLKSYMVGDRYQRQWVVMAANKHGLMPTTEGGLDLKLNLTHMADGFSGNEHSLPIVPLYKDVIQLTAQSGIFYTPTLLVLYGGPWAENYYYQTVPIHDDPKVRRFIPHHEIDARVKRRPWFAEGEHAFSRIARAGADILHAGGRLCLGSHGQIQGIGAHFELWALHSGGLTTHEALQVATINGAQAIGLAQDLGSVEPGKLADLLVLDEDPLQDIRNSLSITHVMKNGELFEGDTLDQVWPQRKKLKPLDFWKADPTH